From a single Eremothecium sinecaudum strain ATCC 58844 chromosome III, complete sequence genomic region:
- the VAM3 gene encoding SNAP receptor VAM3 (Syntenic homolog of Ashbya gossypii AFL232W; Syntenic homolog of Saccharomyces cerevisiae YOR106W (VAM3)) produces the protein MSFIDLEANPRDQQSLGVSNQVLNVQENEVVSCLRLLEISVKGLSRKISLLGTVKDDQSLRDTIEGKDIPYCEELRDSLQSNLKFNWKDKYVSDFQALSAEFLKLKREYQTRKLELPLKVVASQNWSARGRKMDGSQTASTTLSRPYEEEGSSGYISMQIKNDEHTPLLQQQQPRQELQQFVKQDQVLQDELDFHTLIQEVRSQEITKIHSQVQDVNAIFKQLGSLVHEQGKQVDSIDQNINGLTSNLQNASHQLRKADKYQRKRNKCGTVTLCIVAMVTLVVILAVVS, from the coding sequence ATGTCGTTTATAGACCTTGAGGCAAATCCAAGAGACCAGCAGTCTCTTGGAGTTTCCAATCAAGTTTTAAATGTGCAAGAAAATGAAGTTGTCAGTTGTCTTCGGTTGCTTGAGATTAGTGTGAAGGGTTTGAGCAGAAAAATATCTTTGTTGGGTACTGTAAAAGATGATCAATCACTTCGTGATACAATTGAAGGGAAAGACATCCCATACTGTGAAGAACTACGTGATAGTTTACAGTCCAACCTTAAGTTTAATTGGAAAGATAAATACGTGTCTGACTTTCAGGCGTTGTCAGCTGAATTTCTCAAGTTAAAACGAGAATACCAAACGCGGAAACTGGAATTACCGTTGAAAGTTGTGGCTTCGCAGAATTGGTCTGCCCGTGGCCGCAAGATGGATGGATCCCAAACGGCTTCGACAACTCTTAGTCGACCCTATGAGGAAGAGGGTAGTAGTGGGTACATTTCGATGCAGATTAAAAACGATGAGCACACACCGCTgctgcagcagcagcaaccGCGGCAGGAATTGCAGCAATTTGTAAAGCAAGACCAGGTGTTGCAGGATGAGTTAGATTTCCATACGCTGATACAAGAGGTACGGAGTCAAGAGATTACCAAAATACATTCTCAGGTGCAGGATGTTAACGCTATATTTAAACAGCTCGGATCCCTGGTCCATGAACAAGGAAAACAAGTGGACTCGATAGACCAAAATATCAATGGACTTACATCGAACTTGCAAAATGCAAGCCACCAGCTTCGAAAGGCGGACAAATATCAGCGTAAAAGGAACA
- the MIC27 gene encoding Mic27p (Syntenic homolog of Ashbya gossypii AER379C; Syntenic homolog of Saccharomyces cerevisiae YNL100W (AIM37)) encodes MSKNFYKNDERVEVLDTPLIPDIILKTGLREMTLPTGNQVVESIPLTNWFHSMRERLINHYNIISAEFETQKSAANNELNNVKEYLTANVFKDQYEVHQIPQTNILMLCAYFTGRIMANRKNWGLLRTRSSSLLSNVSAASPSLTARLFTSIPSKIFLPWVLVAYVWNEMMPGSFRNAINCVERDLLPRDFVAQYHGLWNQYYINGLRKYSAEISNTVEDSLRSQIKSLREEVINRTR; translated from the coding sequence ATGAGTAAAAACTTCTATAAAAATGATGAGCGGGTAGAAGTATTGGACACCCCTTTGATTCCGGATATTATCCTTAAAACAGGCCTCAGGGAGATGACCTTGCCAACTGGTAACCAAGTTGTTGAATCAATTCCTCTGACAAATTGGTTTCATTCTATGAGAGAGAGATTAATAAACCACTATAATATTATTAGTGCTGAATTTGAGACCCAGAAAAGTGCAGCTAATAATGAATTAAACAATGTAAAGGAGTACTTAACTGCAAATGTGTTCAAGGATCAGTATGAGGTTCATCAAATACCACAGACCAATATTTTAATGCTTTGTGCATATTTTACTGGTAGAATAATGGCTAATAGGAAAAATTGGGGATTGCTTCGGACGAGGAGTTCCTCATTATTGTCTAACGTATCCGCTGCATCTCCATCACTCACCGCCAGGTTATTTACTAGTATTCCCTCTAAAATCTTCCTTCCTTGGGTGCTTGTTGCATATGTTTGGAATGAGATGATGCCTGGGTCTTTCCGGAACGCTATTAACTGCGTTGAAAGAGATTTACTGCCAAGAGACTTCGTTGCGCAGTATCATGGCCTCTGGAATCAATACTACATCAATGGTCTTCGGAAATACTCTGCTGAGATTTCTAATACAGTTGAGGACTCTTTGAGATCTCAAATTAAAAGCCTGAGAGAAGAAGTCATAAATAGAACTCGATAG
- the POL1 gene encoding DNA-directed DNA polymerase alpha catalytic subunit POL1 (Syntenic homolog of Ashbya gossypii AER381C; Syntenic homolog of Saccharomyces cerevisiae YNL102W (POL1)) encodes MGPVDKLQLLKKLSAARANKSTKEFLDDELDKNNDKVYDIVDNEQFDERRRRELLHDDFVVDDDASGYVDKGVDEWDRRHEEYEDASESEDEGKGKKSKRSKASINELINNTHKTRSVVPQLKKPKSVAIDEFNDILEEFSSEVASTKAITSPFLKGTAGRRRIEKRTSQVAEHSLSSAKKLKIAAVDRSDPMPVLDSSPLKSKYKSSRLDPSSDGAEAPRVNLMVDTIESSPVTLDSKSSPVKRENAKAEDFLDDDSDDEIQFTRRPVRSVAVNREVTFHSTSAASQIVPPPSEKEDQKQYSSPTRAAMSAVFSLKPSYTKEQLVDSATDSCKLYWLDFTELDTSLVLFGKIKTDDNQTISAMVHVTGLYRELYFLPREGKTAMDVHEEIIPLLLDKYGLDNIRAKPETKKYAFELSNIPKESEYLKVLLPYDTPKSKGLVLPPDLSGDSFSNVFGGGASIFESFVLQRRIMGPCWLDIKNGDFNALQNASHCAVDVLVASPTQISPVQQRIDAPALNCISLSVQSVMNPVENKQEIVTLTMAIYTNLPQDKPITEDLKPNEIITLVRPPKGPSFPPGMATLSKKELPNVRMFNTEKAVLNCFCALMKRNDPDVIIGHKLENMSLDILSHRAYDLKIPTFSAFGRRIRKSWPDKFGKNSANMINQFYIRNLFSGRLLCDISNEMGQSLTPKCQSWELGEMYQVTCNKEHKFLDVDYSDAQYHDNANCLVLALKESVHSAVIAAEIAFRIQILSLTKQLTTLAGNAWCQTIGGTRAGRNEYILLHEFYRNNYILPDKETNNERADRQRRLKAMNNTDGEIEPTTSSKKAKYQGGLVFEPEKGLHKNYILVMDFNSLYPSIIQEYNICFTTVDRNPENTDELPEVPSSDMAQGVLPKLLANLVQRRYEVKKLMKTETDPHRKAECDIRQQALKLTANSMYGCLGYVNSRFYAKPLAMLVTNKGREILMNTRQLAESLALKVVYGDTDSVMIDTGCDNYKDAFNIGENFKKLVNERYKLLEIDIDNLFKKLLLHAKKKYAALNASFDKAGNERTILEVKGLDMRRREYCPLSKEVSTYVLNTILSDKDPESALQEIYNYMEDLKAKVENNEIRADKYKINTRLSKDPKSYPNGKTMPAVQVALKMREAGKVIKAGSVITFVITKGSDDPGQDDSNPASRAYPLHEVMNKSNNFVPDPKYYLEKQIFAPVERLLESIESFDIVRLSTSLGLDSRRYINRVGAGGELENPADALQPLESTISDMERFKDTSKLLVSCPSCQNKFPFGGIVASNHYIFSYNGLQCKHCNHLFSPIALSCQLERAIRTHISLYYAGWLTCDDSTCGIITRQISVFGKRCLNEECTGVIRYRYSDKQLYNQLLYFDSLFDINKNKAQLLRPLYLPGDPDEPKEPLSSSQIAALSEQNRELFETSQAVVQKYLNQCGRRYVDIRAIFDFMV; translated from the coding sequence ATGGGACCGGTTGATAAACTCCAATTGCTTAAGAAACTATCAGCTGCAAGAGCTAACAAATCGACTAAAGAATTTTTAGACGATGAGCTTGATAAAAATAATGATAAAGTGTATGATATAGTTGATAATGAGCAGTTTGATGAGCGAAGGAGGAGGGAATTGTTGCATGATGAttttgttgttgatgatgaCGCTAGTGGATATGTCGATAAAGGTGTAGATGAGTGGGACCGTAGACACGAAGAGTACGAAGACGCTAGTGAAAGCGAGGACGAGGGCAAGGGCAAAAAGAGTAAGAGATCGAAGGCCTCAATTAACGAGTTGATTAATAATACTCATAAAACTAGGTCTGTGGTTCCGCAGCTGAAAAAACCCAAGAGTGTAGCAATTGATGAGTTTAATGATATTTTGGAGGAGTTCAGTTCCGAAGTAGCGTCGACAAAAGCCATAACTAGTCCTTTTTTGAAGGGAACAGCTGGTAGGCGTAGAATTGAGAAGAGGACCAGTCAAGTGGCTGAGCATTCGTTGAGTAGTGCGAAGAAGCTGAAAATAGCTGCAGTTGATCGTTCAGATCCTATGCCAGTACTGGACTCTTCGCCGTTGAAAAGTAAGTACAAAAGCTCACGATTGGACCCTTCTTCCGACGGCGCGGAAGCGCCTAGGGTCAATCTGATGGTTGATACAATAGAAAGCTCTCCTGTTACTTTGGATTCGAAATCGTCACCTGTGAAACGGGAGAATGCAAAAGCTGAAGATTTCTTAGATGACGATAGTGACGACGAAATACAGTTTACAAGAAGACCTGTACGAAGCGTAGCTGTTAACCGGGAAGTCACATTTCATTCTACTTCTGCTGCTTCCCAGATAGTTCCACCGCCCAGCGAAAAAGAAGACCAAAAGCAGTACTCTTCGCCAACAAGGGCTGCAATGAGTGCTgtattttctttgaaacCATCATATACCAAAGAACAGTTGGTTGATAGTGCTACAGACAGTTGTAAACTGTATTGGTTGGACTTCACGGAACTCGACACCTCTTTAGTTCTTTTTGGCAAGATCAAGACTGACGATAACCAGACCATCTCAGCTATGGTCCATGTTACAGGCCTCTACAGGGAACTGTACTTTCTTCCTCGAGAAGGGAAAACCGCTATGGATGTCCATGAGGAAATCATACCGCTATTGTTAGACAAGTATGGCTTGGACAATATCCGGGCAAAGCCAGAGACGAAGAAATACGCGTTTGAGTTGTCCAATATACCAAAGGAGTCCGAGTACTTGAAAGTCTTGTTGCCATACGACACGCCTAAATCTAAGGGTTTAGTGTTGCCTCCAGACCTTTCAGGAGATTCTTTTAGTAATGTGTTTGGAGGTGGTGCTAGCATCTTTGAGAGTTTTGTGCTACAAAGAAGAATCATGGGGCCCTGTTGGTTAGATATTAAAAACGGAGATTTCAATGCACTTCAGAATGCATCACACTGTGCTGTAGATGTTCTAGTAGCCAGCCCAACCCAGATTAGCCCTGTTCAGCAAAGAATTGATGCGCCAGCGTTGAACTGCATTTCCTTAAGCGTGCAATCAGTTATGAATCCAGTGGAGAACAAGCAGGAGATTGTCACATTAACAATGGCGATATACACTAATCTTCCCCAGGATAAACCAATTACAGAGGATTTGAAGCCTAACGAGATCATAACACTGGTAAGGCCTCCAAAAGGTCCTAGTTTTCCTCCAGGAATGGCAACATTGAGTAAGAAGGAACTGCCAAATGTGAGGATGTTTAACACAGAAAAGGCAGTCCTGAATTGTTTCTGTGCTCTGATGAAGAGAAATGATCCAGATGTTATAATTGGTCATAAACTGGAAAATATGTCTCTCGATATACTTTCGCACAGGGCCTACGATCTGAAGATTCCAACGTTTAGTGCTTTTGGGAGACGCATTAGAAAATCGTGGCCAGACAAGTTTGGTAAAAACAGCGCTAACATGATCAATCAGTTTTATATCAGAAATCTATTTTCTGGTAGACTGCTGTGCGACATCTCAAATGAAATGGGACAATCATTGACACCCAAATGTCAGAGTTGGGAGTTAGGTGAAATGTATCAAGTTACATGCAATAAGGAGCACAAGTTCCTAGACGTCGATTACAGCGATGCCCAGTATCATGACAATGCCAATTGCTTGGTATTGGCGTTGAAAGAAAGTGTTCATAGTGCGGTAATTGCTGCAGAAATCGCTTTCCGAATTCAGATTCTGTCTTTGACCAAACAGCTCACAACTTTAGCGGGAAATGCATGGTGTCAAACCATAGGTGGTACCAGAGCTGGTAGAAACGAATACATTCTGTTACATGAATTCTATAGGAATAACTACATCCTACCTGATAAGGAAACCAATAATGAAAGGGCCGATAGACAGCGGAGGTTGAAAGCTATGAATAATACCGATGGGGAAATTGAGCCCACAACCTCGAGCAAGAAGGCGAAATATCAAGGTGGTCTTGTTTTCGAGCCAGAGAAAGGTCTACACAAGAATTACATTTTAGTTATGGATTTCAATTCCTTGTATCCATCTATTATCCAGGAATATAATATCTGTTTTACCACTGTTGACAGGAATCCTGAGAACACGGATGAACTACCAGAAGTACCGTCAAGTGATATGGCCCAGGGGGTGTTACCTAAGTTACTGGCAAACCTTGTGCAACGTCGTTATGAAGTAAAGAAGCTTATGAAAACCGAAACAGATCCTCATAGAAAGGCTGAGTGCGATATTAGGCAGCAAGCTTTAAAGTTAACTGCGAACTCCATGTACGGTTGTTTGGGTTACGTTAACAGTAGGTTTTATGCAAAACCTCTAGCAATGTTGGTCACAAATAAGGGTAGAGAGATTCTGATGAACACTAGGCAATTGGCAGAAAGTCTAGCACTGAAGGTTGTGTACGGTGATACCGACTCGGTTATGATTGATACCGGCTGTGACAATTATAAAGACGCATTCAATATCGGTGAAAACTTTAAGAAATTGGTTAATGAAAGATACAAGCTACTAGAAATTGATATCGATAATCTGTTCAAAAAGCTTCTATTACATGCTAAAAAGAAGTATGCAGCACTCAATGCCAGTTTCGATAAGGCCGGGAATGAAAGGACGATTTTAGAAGTAAAAGGTCTGGATATGAGGCGTCGTGAGTACTGCCCACTCTCAAAAGAGGTTTCAACTTATGTCCTGAATACCATCCTCTCCGATAAAGACCCTGAATCTGCCCTACAGGAAATTTACAATTATATGGAAGATCTTAAAGCCAAGGTTGAGAACAACGAAATAAGGGCAGACAAATACAAAATTAACACAAGGCTCTCGAAAGATCCCAAGTCGTATCCTAATGGGAAAACTATGCCCGCAGTTCAGGTCGCCCTTAAGATGCGGGAGGCCGGCAAAGTTATTAAAGCGGGAAGTGTCATTACCTTCGTTATAACAAAGGGCTCCGATGACCCCGGCCAAGATGACAGCAATCCTGCGAGCCGGGCATACCCCCTCCACGAAGTGATGAATAAGAGCAACAATTTCGTACCAGACCCAAAGTACTACCTAGAAAAGCAGATTTTTGCGCCCGTGGAGAGGCTGCTGGAATCGATTGAAAGTTTCGATATAGTTAGGCTAAGCACATCGCTTGGCCTGGACAGCAGGCGCTACATCAACCGCGTTGGAGCGGGAGGGGAACTAGAAAATCCTGCAGATGCGTTACAGCCTCTGGAATCCACAATCAGCGATATGGAGCGTTTTAAGGACACCTCAAAACTGCTTGTTTCTTGTCCTTCCTGCCAGAACAAATTCCCTTTCGGCGGCATTGTCGCTTCGAATCACTACATATTTTCCTACAACGGTCTCCAGTGTAAGCACTGTAATCACCTCTTCTCTCCTATAGCACTGTCCTGCCAGTTGGAGCGTGCCATCAGAACCCACATATCCCTTTACTACGCAGGCTGGCTCACTTGCGATGACTCTACATGCGGCATCATCACCCGTCAAATCAGCGTCTTCGGCAAACGTTGCCTAAATGAAGAATGTACAGGGGTAATAAGGTACCGCTATAGCGACAAACAGCTTTACAACCAGCTACTATACTTTGACTCTCTTTTCGATATTAACAAAAATAAAGCTCAACTACTGCGCCCGTTATATCTCCCAGGAGATCCAGACGAACCAAAAGAACCATTAAGTTCTTCGCAGATAGCTGCGCTGTCAGAACAAAACCGCGAGCTGTTTGAAACAAGCCAAGCCGTCGTCCAAAAATACTTGAACCAATGTGGTCGTCGGTATGTTGACATAAGAGCtatttttgatttcatGGTCTAA
- the AVT4 gene encoding Avt4p (Syntenic homolog of Ashbya gossypii AER380C; Syntenic homolog of Saccharomyces cerevisiae YNL101W (AVT4)) encodes MALYGAEPSSVTSPTIAIPSLKLQSRSLNAPVGSFTSRQSSTLLGTSDRSIKLGRVAGSGQSVHTVGKSVESRVMIDIDSPNFSTVEQKQHEEILNSLRTYFLNNYMNGKGKLSSTSVHSVSGLAVDDEEGIYEGGNLGKDGSLIDDPQLSSVGGDITRELYRIGSKNAQHSKLKNRSYDDLNLAWGSRRGSTASGLNVPGGFRREYIISKLRKDVNSLGDGYNSIDPEFGPGAPIAKVPFLTRNFLEFLYIDGHFAGESFEDDFDLPTYTKTIDERTPLCSSDTDRPQIAVKVKTSTFKAFLLMTKSFMGTGVLLLPNAFSKGGLLFSVGMLLFFSLYSYWCYYVLIRSKEATNVSSFGDIGQLLYGPWMKFTILLSLVLTQVGFSGAYAIFTSKNLIAFIENVFQWRDIPIKYMLLLQLVIFIPLSFIRNVSKLSITSLLANFFIIGGVFVVLYYAGLHLVKDLQLQPEEGVIYLFNPNQWSLFIGTAVFAYEGIGLIIPVQDSMAHPEKFPMVLGLVILTTTILFLSIGTIGYLAYGIHIENVILLNLSQTDLTVNLIQFFYSMAILLSTPLQLFPVIAIIENKVFPKFTKIYVKPHDYSTYNLIPNTGRLSWRVKWTKNLIRSIIVSTVILISYLGAENFDLFVSIVGCFACVPLVYMYPPMLHLQSCSKPRHALEQSWKSLSAVYLDYLLIAFGGLGMLYTSYQCIASS; translated from the coding sequence ATGGCATTATATGGGGCTGAACCTTCGTCGGTAACTTCGCCGACTATCGCTATACCTTCATTAAAGTTACAGAGTAGGTCGTTAAATGCACCGGTTGGTTCTTTTACTAGTAGGCAGTCTAGTACGCTTCTAGGTACGTCTGATAGATCTATAAAACTGGGGAGAGTTGCTGGCTCGGGGCAGTCGGTGCATACAGTCGGCAAGAGTGTAGAGTCGAGGGTTATGATCGATATTGATTCTCCTAATTTTAGTACTGTGGAACAGAAACAGCATGAGGAGATATTGAACTCGCTAAGGACGTATTTTCTCAATAATTATATGAATGGAAAGGGAAAGTTGTCATCTACTTCGGTTCATAGTGTGTCAGGATTAGCTGTAGATGACGAGGAAGGGATTTACGAGGGGGGTAATTTGGGTAAGGACGGCAGCCTTATTGATGATCCACAGTTGAGTTCTGTGGGTGGCGATATAACTAGAGAACTATACCGGATAGGGTCTAAAAATGCTCAGCATTCTAAGTTAAAGAACAGGTCGTACGATGACTTGAATCTTGCATGGGGTAGTCGTAGGGGGTCAACTGCGAGTGGTTTGAATGTTCCCGGTGGCTTTAGGCGGGAATATATTATAAGTAAATTACGAAAGGACGTTAATTCCTTAGGGGATGGATACAATTCAATTGATCCGGAATTTGGGCCTGGTGCTCCCATTGCCAAGGTTCCTTTTTTAACACGGAACTTTTTAGAGTTCTTGTATATCGATGGTCATTTTGCCGGTGAATCGTTCGAGGATGATTTCGACTTGCCCACATATACTAAAACCATTGACGAGCGGACTCCGCTCTGTTCGAGTGATACAGATCGGCCGCAGATAGCTGTAAAGGTCAAAACATCGACTTTCAAAGCATTTCTCCTAATGACAAAGTCGTTTATGGGGACTGGAGTTTTACTTTTGCCCAATGCGTTTAGCAAGGGTGGTTTATTATTTTCCGTTGGAATGTTATTATTCTTTAGCCTATACTCCTATTGGTGTTATTACGTCCTAATAAGGTCCAAAGAGGCGACTAACGTTTCATCCTTTGGTGATATTGGTCAACTGCTATATGGGCCGTGGATGAAGTTCACCATTTTATTATCACTAGTGCTCACACAAGTTGGGTTCTCTGGTGCTTACGccatattcacttccaaAAACCTTATTGCGTTCATAGAAAATGTTTTCCAGTGGCGGGATATTCCTATCAAATATATGCTACTACTGCAACTGGTGATCTTTATACCGTTATCATTTATCCGAAATGTGTCGAAATTATCGATTACTTCGCTATTAGCgaatttttttattattggGGGTGTTTTTGTTGTACTGTATTATGCTGGGTTGCATTTGGTTAAAGACTTACAACTTCAACCTGAGGAAGGCGTcatttatttatttaacCCTAACCAATGGTCTTTATTTATTGGAACAGCGGTCTTTGCATACGAAGGAATTGGGTTGATCATTCCAGTTCAAGATTCCATGGCACATCCAGAGAAGTTCCCAATGGTGCTAGGTTTAGTGATTTTGACTACCACAATCTTATTTCTATCTATTGGAACAATTGGATACTTAGCATACGGCATTCATATTGAAAATGTTATCTTATTAAACCTTTCACAAACCGACTTAACCGTAAACTTGATTCAATTTTTCTACTCTATGGCTATTCTACTATCAACTCCTTTGCAGCTTTTCCCTGTTATTGCAATTATTGAAAACAAGGTTTTTCCAAAATTCACCAAAATCTATGTTAAACCGCATGATTATTCAACTTATAACCTCATTCCAAACACCGGTCGCCTAAGCTGGAGGGTCAAATGGACAAAGAACCTTATCAGGTCCATAATTGTGTCTACAGTCATATTGATTTCCTATCTTGGAGCAGAAAACTTCGACTTATTTGTTTCTATTGTAGGATGTTTTGCATGTGTACCGTTGGTTTACATGTACCCGCCAATGTTACACTTACAGAGTTGTAGCAAACCTCGGCATGCTTTGGAGCAATCTTGGAAATCATTATCTGCAGTATACCTTGACTATCTATTAATAGCATTTGGTGGTCTTGGTATGCTTTACACATCTTATCAGTGTATTGCTTCTAGTTGA